A single genomic interval of Nostoc commune NIES-4072 harbors:
- a CDS encoding phosphomannose isomerase type II C-terminal cupin domain, which yields MTPNENNTQSNINELSPHSGTRYWGEVQVIEEGESYRISRLEIKPRHGIKPQIHYHRNEHWVVVSGVAKVTCGEKEILLNRNESTYVPAATLHKVENPGQIPLIILEIQNGEYLGEDDTERPYDLNLVKPVAEGQ from the coding sequence ATGACTCCCAATGAAAATAATACTCAGTCAAATATCAACGAATTGTCTCCACATTCAGGTACACGATACTGGGGTGAAGTACAGGTAATTGAGGAGGGAGAAAGCTATAGAATTAGTCGTCTTGAAATTAAGCCCAGGCACGGAATTAAACCACAAATTCATTATCATCGCAATGAACATTGGGTTGTAGTCTCTGGTGTAGCAAAGGTGACTTGTGGAGAAAAAGAAATTTTACTGAATCGAAACGAATCAACTTATGTTCCCGCAGCAACCCTACATAAGGTAGAAAATCCTGGGCAGATTCCACTAATTATTCTGGAAATTCAAAATGGTGAATATTTGGGCGAAGATGATACGGAACGCCCCTATGATTTAAATTTGGTCAAACCTGTAGCTGAAGGTCAGTAA
- a CDS encoding PQQ-dependent sugar dehydrogenase, producing MKVFARLLLPVFLLTLVVGCNQTRASSDNPTPETPVPSAQLTQNFTQSKDTVRTEALSPTRIQINLKNLPAPFATESASKRPEVVPIPENPVLRLPPGFTVNVFAEGLDAPRWLALTPSGDVLVTETGQNRIRLLRDSNGDGVADVRETFASRDNGLNRPFGMAFAGNSFFLGNTDAVVRFPYKKGQNKITDKAEKIADLPSQGYNNHWTRNVVVSPDGNKLYVSVGSGTNVDEEPLPRASVQVMNLDGSQQQTFASGLRNPVGLDFHPVTKELYATVNERDGIGDDLVPDYLTRVKQGAFYGWPYAYLTPNNLDPRQKTDGKSKRPDLAARTQTPDVLFQAHSAALGLQFYDGKTFPEKYRNGAFAAFRGSWNRDRGTGYKIVFVPFDAKGRSLGYYEDFLTGFLLNPSVPTTWGRPVGLLVLPDGSLLLTEEANNRIYRIQYKGG from the coding sequence ATGAAAGTCTTTGCGCGTTTGTTGCTACCAGTTTTTTTACTGACCTTGGTAGTAGGCTGTAACCAGACTCGCGCTTCCTCAGATAATCCCACACCAGAAACACCTGTACCTTCTGCTCAACTGACACAGAATTTTACACAGTCAAAAGATACCGTTCGGACTGAAGCACTTTCACCTACGCGCATCCAGATAAATCTGAAAAATTTACCAGCACCCTTCGCAACAGAAAGTGCCTCTAAGCGACCTGAGGTTGTGCCCATTCCGGAAAACCCAGTGCTGCGCCTACCACCAGGCTTTACAGTTAACGTCTTTGCAGAAGGTTTAGATGCGCCACGCTGGTTAGCTTTAACTCCCAGTGGTGATGTCCTGGTGACTGAAACCGGGCAAAATCGCATTCGTCTGTTACGTGACAGCAACGGTGATGGTGTAGCCGACGTTCGAGAAACCTTTGCTAGTAGGGACAACGGACTCAATAGACCCTTTGGTATGGCTTTTGCAGGTAATTCCTTTTTTCTAGGGAATACAGATGCTGTGGTTCGTTTTCCCTATAAGAAAGGCCAAAATAAAATTACAGACAAGGCAGAAAAAATCGCCGACTTGCCTTCTCAAGGTTATAACAACCATTGGACGCGCAATGTTGTTGTCTCGCCCGATGGCAATAAATTATATGTTTCTGTTGGTTCAGGAACCAATGTCGATGAAGAACCTTTACCACGGGCTTCAGTACAGGTGATGAATTTGGATGGTTCCCAGCAGCAAACTTTTGCTTCCGGCTTACGTAATCCTGTTGGTTTAGACTTTCATCCTGTAACTAAGGAACTTTACGCCACTGTCAACGAACGCGATGGAATCGGTGATGATTTGGTTCCAGATTATCTGACACGTGTTAAACAAGGGGCATTTTACGGCTGGCCTTATGCTTATCTGACACCAAACAACCTAGATCCGCGTCAAAAGACGGATGGCAAAAGTAAACGCCCCGACTTAGCAGCCCGTACCCAAACGCCAGATGTGCTGTTCCAAGCACACTCAGCAGCATTGGGTTTGCAGTTTTATGATGGTAAAACGTTTCCAGAAAAGTACCGAAATGGGGCTTTTGCTGCTTTTCGTGGTTCTTGGAACCGCGATCGCGGTACTGGTTATAAAATTGTGTTTGTTCCCTTCGATGCTAAGGGGCGATCGCTTGGCTATTACGAAGACTTTCTCACAGGATTTTTGCTAAATCCTTCTGTACCAACCACTTGGGGACGACCTGTAGGTTTACTCGTGTTACCAGATGGCAGTCTACTGCTAACAGAAGAAGCTAATAATCGGATTTATCGGATTCAGTACAAGGGGGGTTAA
- a CDS encoding family 10 glycosylhydrolase: MKNQEKSHKKANLQIKKAGFFILSFNFLILNSFSILPVMATTEEPVLSVVYSQENSNQWRGITDRLQTIGVKYCVIPLADVRSGADWGDRRVLFLPNVETLTPTQAIALEEWMSKGGRLIASGPVGSLSAPGVRQLLRSLLGGYWGFSLSETEQIKPTKTNISEWANQTELFGKVRGGVVIPNDIGSESPAVWNSKDNPAAVVTTERSTFMGWRWGTDTATEAGLDNAWLKATLNHYLTALPPSNRMKKVPGGSPNCSTTVAAAPRGQEAGSRGQGAGEQRSSSSPSSPPKTATAPISKPLPTVKPPSSQEAIDQLEQAVRLDVAPNSNEPIDNNQAIALQQELENLIGRVESANLAVSANAPNLGEVTSEAKQSSRHLDTYSSQSLKEQPTQLASTKLGALGMSKEQALAQVKVIAKNFPLLIAQKNYALARQQWLKAKTTLWQQFPVDQRLAQPEIRAVWLDRGTIVRAGSKAGLAQIFDRLAQAGINTVFFETVNAGYTIYPSQVAKEQNPLIRGWDPLADAVKLAHERDMELHAWVWTFAAGNQRHNQILNLNPDYPGPVLAAHPDWANYDNLGNMIPVGQTKPFFDPANPEVRQYLLKLYEEIVTRYNVDGLQLDYIRYPFQDPLAGRTYGYGKAARAQFQQLTGVDPINISPNQPDLWQKWTTFRTQQVDSFVAQLSQQLRQKRPNLILSVAVFPLPELERIQKIQQNWETWATQGDVDLIVPMTYALDTPRFQRLAQPWIASKQLGSTLLVPGIRLLSLPTIGAFDQLQLVRDLPVSGYALFAAENFNNDLQKLFSSTQGRIQSTTSEPIPHRQPFQTAAIRYTALQREWKFVFQNDQLQRPAQTILDFNNQAEVLGSALNQLAASPNPSKLLVARASLTRFQSQFRVLMRQELKSNSYQVKVWENRIVTIERLLRYGERRLRL, encoded by the coding sequence GTGAAGAATCAGGAAAAATCTCATAAAAAGGCAAACTTACAAATAAAAAAAGCCGGATTCTTCATTTTAAGTTTTAACTTTTTAATTTTAAATAGTTTTAGTATTTTGCCAGTAATGGCGACGACTGAAGAACCTGTATTGAGCGTAGTGTATAGCCAAGAAAATTCAAATCAATGGAGAGGGATAACTGACCGCTTACAGACAATAGGGGTGAAATATTGTGTAATTCCCCTAGCTGATGTTAGGAGTGGGGCAGATTGGGGCGATCGCCGGGTATTATTTTTGCCAAATGTTGAGACATTAACGCCAACCCAAGCGATCGCTCTGGAAGAATGGATGAGTAAGGGAGGGCGTCTGATTGCCAGTGGCCCTGTAGGTAGTCTGTCAGCGCCGGGAGTGCGCCAATTATTGCGATCGCTGTTGGGAGGTTATTGGGGATTCAGCCTCAGTGAGACAGAACAGATCAAACCCACAAAAACCAATATTTCAGAATGGGCAAATCAAACTGAACTCTTTGGCAAAGTGCGCGGCGGTGTTGTGATTCCTAATGATATAGGCAGTGAATCTCCTGCTGTTTGGAATTCCAAAGATAATCCAGCCGCAGTAGTAACAACTGAGCGTTCCACCTTTATGGGCTGGCGTTGGGGAACAGACACAGCAACAGAGGCCGGGTTAGATAATGCCTGGTTAAAAGCTACTCTCAATCACTATTTGACAGCGCTACCGCCATCGAATCGCATGAAAAAAGTACCGGGAGGTTCCCCAAACTGCTCGACAACGGTGGCGGCTGCGCCGAGGGGACAGGAGGCAGGAAGCAGGGGGCAAGGGGCAGGGGAGCAGAGGAGTAGTTCATCCCCCTCATCTCCTCCTAAAACTGCCACTGCTCCCATATCTAAACCGCTCCCTACAGTCAAACCCCCAAGTTCTCAAGAGGCTATTGACCAATTAGAACAAGCGGTTCGTCTGGATGTTGCACCTAACTCTAATGAGCCGATTGACAACAACCAAGCGATCGCTCTCCAGCAAGAGCTAGAAAATCTGATAGGTCGGGTGGAAAGCGCTAATTTAGCAGTGTCAGCCAATGCGCCTAATCTTGGTGAAGTTACATCTGAAGCTAAACAGTCCTCTAGACATCTGGACACCTACAGCTCCCAATCTCTCAAGGAGCAACCTACGCAATTAGCCTCAACTAAACTGGGGGCGCTAGGTATGAGTAAAGAGCAAGCCTTGGCACAGGTAAAGGTAATTGCCAAAAACTTCCCCCTATTGATTGCCCAAAAAAACTATGCTTTAGCCCGTCAGCAGTGGCTGAAAGCTAAAACGACTTTGTGGCAGCAGTTTCCTGTTGATCAAAGACTAGCTCAACCAGAAATTCGGGCAGTTTGGTTAGATCGGGGGACGATTGTTCGTGCTGGTAGCAAGGCAGGATTAGCCCAGATTTTTGATCGTCTAGCTCAAGCTGGGATTAATACTGTCTTTTTTGAAACTGTTAATGCTGGCTACACCATTTATCCGAGCCAAGTTGCAAAAGAGCAAAACCCACTAATTCGTGGCTGGGACCCACTGGCAGATGCAGTGAAATTAGCCCATGAGCGAGACATGGAATTACATGCTTGGGTTTGGACTTTTGCTGCTGGTAACCAACGTCACAATCAAATTCTCAACCTTAATCCTGATTATCCAGGGCCAGTGCTGGCGGCTCATCCCGATTGGGCAAACTACGATAATCTTGGCAACATGATTCCCGTTGGTCAAACTAAGCCATTCTTCGATCCAGCTAACCCAGAAGTGCGGCAGTATTTACTAAAGCTGTATGAGGAAATAGTCACTCGCTATAACGTAGATGGTCTACAGCTAGACTACATTCGCTACCCTTTCCAAGACCCATTAGCAGGCCGAACCTACGGCTATGGCAAAGCTGCAAGAGCGCAATTTCAGCAGCTTACTGGTGTAGATCCAATAAATATTTCCCCCAATCAACCAGACTTGTGGCAAAAGTGGACGACATTTCGTACCCAGCAAGTTGATAGCTTTGTTGCCCAATTATCACAGCAGTTGCGACAAAAGCGACCGAATTTGATTTTGTCGGTTGCAGTATTTCCTTTGCCAGAATTAGAACGGATTCAGAAAATTCAACAAAACTGGGAAACTTGGGCAACGCAGGGGGATGTAGATTTAATTGTTCCCATGACTTATGCTCTGGATACTCCTCGCTTCCAACGACTTGCTCAACCCTGGATTGCCTCTAAACAATTGGGGTCTACCTTATTAGTACCGGGAATTCGCTTACTTTCTTTGCCAACAATTGGAGCATTCGATCAACTCCAGTTGGTAAGGGACTTGCCAGTTAGTGGTTATGCACTCTTTGCCGCAGAGAATTTTAATAACGATTTACAAAAACTTTTTAGTAGCACTCAAGGTAGGATTCAATCTACAACAAGTGAACCCATTCCTCACCGTCAGCCTTTTCAAACTGCCGCCATCCGTTACACCGCGCTGCAAAGGGAATGGAAATTTGTTTTCCAAAATGACCAACTACAAAGACCGGCTCAGACAATATTAGATTTTAACAACCAGGCAGAAGTTTTAGGCAGTGCTTTAAATCAGCTTGCTGCTTCCCCGAATCCTAGCAAGTTACTAGTGGCAAGAGCCTCTCTAACTCGATTCCAATCTCAATTTCGGGTATTGATGCGCCAAGAACTGAAGTCAAACTCCTATCAAGTCAAGGTTTGGGAAAATCGGATTGTAACTATAGAAAGGCTATTACGTTACGGCGAACGGCGGTTGCGTCTTTAG
- a CDS encoding TIGR03279 family radical SAM protein codes for MSTINPARITKVLPDSIAAEIGFEAGDAIVAINGTRPRDLIDYQFLCADEVLELEVLDAAGKTHSLEIEKDYDQDLGLEFETALFDGLIQCNNRCPFCFIDQQPPGKRTSLYLKDDDYRLSFLYGSYLTLTNLSEREWQRIEQMRLSPLYVSVHATEPEVRIRLLKNPRAGQILQQLKWFQERRLQIHAQVVVCPGINDGKHLEQTLKDLTSFHTGEVPAVASVAVVPVGLTRFRPPEDELIPVTREKAKEVISQVRMLSGQFRQKFGSSVVWLADEWFLIAGEELPSESEYEEYPQIDNGVGSIQLFIKQFATVAAELLPPKVYPQRKLTWIVGNAVEKAFQPILKRLNSVEGLEVNMRALCSDYWGQTISVTGLLTGHDLLLNLKGQDLGDGILLPNIMLKNGELLFLDDMSIEELAGKLNTKILPVGGVEDLIKTCILNVAQV; via the coding sequence ATGAGTACCATTAATCCTGCCCGAATTACCAAGGTTCTTCCAGACTCAATAGCCGCAGAGATTGGCTTTGAGGCCGGGGATGCGATCGTTGCTATCAATGGTACACGTCCCCGTGATTTAATTGATTATCAGTTTTTATGTGCTGATGAAGTTTTGGAACTAGAAGTTTTAGACGCTGCTGGTAAAACTCATAGCCTGGAAATAGAAAAAGATTACGATCAAGACTTAGGACTAGAATTTGAAACTGCCCTATTTGATGGCTTAATTCAGTGCAACAATCGCTGTCCATTTTGCTTTATTGACCAACAGCCACCAGGTAAGCGCACCAGCTTGTATTTAAAAGATGACGATTACCGTCTGAGCTTTTTGTACGGTTCTTATCTTACCCTAACTAATTTGTCAGAAAGAGAATGGCAACGGATTGAGCAAATGCGCTTGTCTCCGTTGTATGTTTCTGTTCATGCTACCGAGCCGGAAGTTAGAATTAGACTGCTGAAAAATCCGCGTGCAGGACAAATCTTGCAACAACTCAAGTGGTTTCAAGAAAGGCGACTACAAATTCATGCTCAAGTAGTTGTTTGTCCTGGTATAAATGATGGCAAACATCTGGAACAAACTCTCAAAGATTTAACCTCCTTTCATACTGGTGAAGTGCCTGCGGTGGCATCGGTGGCAGTTGTGCCAGTTGGGTTAACTCGGTTTCGGCCTCCAGAAGACGAACTCATACCTGTAACTAGGGAAAAAGCCAAAGAAGTGATTTCCCAAGTGCGAATGCTCTCAGGGCAATTTCGCCAAAAATTTGGTTCTAGCGTTGTTTGGTTAGCCGATGAGTGGTTTTTGATTGCAGGTGAAGAATTACCCAGCGAATCTGAATATGAAGAATATCCCCAAATTGATAACGGAGTTGGTTCGATTCAATTATTTATCAAGCAATTTGCCACCGTTGCAGCAGAATTACTACCGCCAAAAGTTTATCCTCAAAGAAAATTAACTTGGATAGTAGGCAATGCCGTAGAAAAAGCATTTCAACCCATTTTGAAACGCTTAAATTCTGTTGAAGGTTTAGAAGTCAATATGCGTGCTTTATGTAGTGATTATTGGGGACAAACTATCAGTGTAACCGGATTATTAACGGGTCATGATTTGCTTTTAAATCTTAAAGGTCAAGATTTAGGTGATGGTATTTTGTTACCGAATATCATGTTAAAAAATGGGGAACTATTGTTTTTAGATGACATGAGTATTGAGGAATTAGCTGGCAAACTAAATACAAAAATTCTTCCTGTAGGAGGAGTTGAAGATTTAATTAAAACATGCATTCTCAATGTTGCTCAAGTTTAG
- a CDS encoding GNAT family N-acetyltransferase, whose translation MSEQLLLGYIIRRGSTLDRALLLKFIQRTYEDLFPNEDFSHLEQTVKQYFSSDTPLWWVEEEGKQGAGSREQGEMGEMGEMREMGEMREMRETRRISNAPCPIPNAQFPMPNSPIACLWVGNSIDQVQGNRHAHIFILYVVPEHRRRGIGRALMRYVENWAIQRGDRQIGLQVFQSNKPALNLYNQLGYQTQSLWMVKFLSAEK comes from the coding sequence GTGTCTGAGCAACTACTACTGGGGTATATTATTCGCCGTGGTTCTACTTTGGATCGGGCGCTGCTGCTTAAATTCATACAGCGAACTTACGAGGATCTCTTTCCCAATGAGGATTTTTCTCACCTAGAGCAAACAGTTAAGCAATACTTTTCTAGTGATACGCCCTTGTGGTGGGTAGAGGAGGAGGGGAAGCAGGGAGCAGGAAGCAGGGAGCAGGGGGAGATGGGGGAGATGGGGGAGATGAGGGAGATGGGGGAGATGAGGGAGATGAGGGAGACAAGAAGAATAAGCAATGCCCCATGCCCCATTCCCAATGCCCAATTCCCAATGCCTAATTCCCCCATAGCCTGCCTCTGGGTGGGCAATTCTATAGATCAAGTGCAGGGAAACCGTCATGCTCATATCTTTATTCTCTACGTTGTACCAGAACATCGGCGACGGGGTATTGGTAGAGCGTTGATGCGATATGTGGAAAATTGGGCTATTCAAAGAGGCGATCGCCAGATTGGATTGCAAGTTTTTCAATCAAACAAACCAGCATTAAATCTTTACAATCAGTTAGGTTATCAAACCCAATCCCTCTGGATGGTAAAATTCCTGAGTGCAGAAAAATAA
- a CDS encoding DUF3120 domain-containing protein, producing MINNTLSSYTASIPSIDTELDLTVTGHKGIRELESTLSFSPSLPLSISGRQTWLVFAAAVFLVTVPVFIEAPIVRSLPSLSLALTAFWVWLSFTLMSRPATYVWGDLLLGFSWSWLAGAIYWGWLRWEPAWHLPVESIGLPFACWCLAKNWGKVGNWFYLGSLLGTILTDVYFYIADLMPYWRQIMIVDADVAPQILQNALIQVQTPWGQNWAIVLASVLLTVGVLPLIRKQRHWYAFSGAVLSTILVDSLFLLAAIAA from the coding sequence TTGATTAATAATACACTGTCCTCCTACACTGCTTCTATCCCTTCTATTGATACAGAGTTAGATTTAACTGTTACTGGGCACAAGGGTATCAGAGAATTGGAATCTACACTTTCCTTTTCTCCCTCTCTTCCTTTATCTATTTCTGGGCGACAAACTTGGTTAGTGTTTGCGGCGGCGGTGTTTTTGGTAACAGTACCAGTATTTATAGAAGCGCCAATAGTGCGATCGCTACCAAGTCTAAGTTTAGCCCTGACAGCCTTTTGGGTTTGGCTAAGTTTTACTTTAATGTCACGTCCTGCAACTTATGTATGGGGAGATTTGCTCTTAGGGTTTAGCTGGAGTTGGTTAGCAGGAGCGATTTACTGGGGCTGGTTACGTTGGGAACCTGCGTGGCATCTACCAGTAGAGTCTATAGGATTACCCTTTGCTTGCTGGTGTTTGGCGAAGAATTGGGGCAAAGTGGGTAACTGGTTTTATTTAGGTTCTTTACTAGGTACTATCTTAACCGACGTATATTTCTATATAGCAGACTTAATGCCCTATTGGCGGCAAATTATGATAGTAGATGCAGATGTAGCACCGCAAATATTACAAAATGCTCTGATACAAGTACAAACACCTTGGGGACAAAATTGGGCCATAGTTTTGGCCTCAGTTCTGTTGACAGTCGGTGTTTTGCCTTTAATCCGAAAGCAAAGACACTGGTATGCCTTTAGTGGAGCAGTTTTAAGCACGATTTTGGTAGACAGCCTATTTTTGTTAGCTGCGATCGCAGCCTAA
- a CDS encoding EAL domain-containing protein codes for MLKICSFWASKLHSLLECFSCTVNIKYWIKNKNFQNRMYTYLGKKFAINIWLLSAIMNRLEKHATLKRYLSPKAVINNLSPKMQLLEISLHRAIKQHNFEEFEIYYQPIVDIASGKIVAAESLLRWQSPEVGLIYMNSGHWALGMRESIKSV; via the coding sequence ATGCTCAAAATATGTAGCTTTTGGGCTAGTAAACTTCATTCGTTGTTAGAATGTTTTTCTTGCACTGTTAATATTAAGTATTGGATTAAAAATAAAAATTTTCAAAATAGGATGTATACCTATTTAGGTAAAAAATTTGCGATAAATATATGGTTATTAAGTGCCATCATGAACAGATTGGAAAAGCACGCTACTTTAAAAAGGTATTTATCTCCTAAAGCTGTAATTAATAATTTGTCTCCAAAGATGCAGTTATTAGAAATCAGTTTACACCGGGCTATCAAACAACATAATTTTGAAGAGTTTGAAATTTATTATCAACCAATAGTGGATATCGCTTCTGGAAAAATAGTAGCGGCTGAAAGTTTATTGCGCTGGCAAAGTCCGGAAGTGGGGCTGATCTACATGAATAGTGGGCATTGGGCATTGGGAATGAGGGAGTCAATTAAATCAGTATAG
- a CDS encoding HEAT repeat domain-containing protein gives MYDEDDLSLLDIEEELESPLDKIEPLTDESVVAKPDPEMMLALLENPQPQQRMLAARAFCDIEDARATPHLIRLLSDTCPLVRVSAAYALGRNPSSEAVSPLIAQLNSDWNGYVRKGVVWALGNCRDRRCLPPLADALRTDISAVRLWAASALAQMADVGYEAVIGAIPPLIEALVKDPVEAVRSNSAWAIGQLCRELPSNVVYATAIDALIQAFAEDQDLGVRADAKASLLGVGDPRGLQLIETLEQEGWF, from the coding sequence ATGTATGACGAAGACGATCTCAGCCTACTCGATATTGAGGAGGAGCTAGAAAGCCCCCTAGATAAAATAGAGCCGCTAACTGACGAATCAGTGGTGGCAAAACCTGATCCAGAAATGATGCTAGCCTTGCTGGAAAATCCCCAGCCACAGCAAAGAATGTTAGCGGCGCGTGCTTTTTGTGATATAGAAGATGCGCGTGCTACCCCCCATCTGATTCGCCTGTTAAGTGATACCTGTCCCTTAGTGCGCGTGAGTGCAGCTTATGCACTTGGACGCAATCCTAGTTCAGAAGCAGTGAGTCCGTTAATTGCTCAACTAAACAGTGATTGGAATGGCTATGTGCGTAAAGGTGTTGTTTGGGCTTTAGGAAACTGTCGCGATCGCCGTTGTTTACCGCCCCTAGCAGATGCCCTCAGAACTGACATTTCCGCAGTGCGTTTGTGGGCTGCTAGCGCCTTAGCACAAATGGCAGATGTGGGTTATGAAGCGGTTATAGGGGCAATACCACCATTAATTGAAGCCTTAGTCAAAGATCCTGTGGAAGCAGTGCGAAGTAACAGTGCATGGGCAATTGGTCAACTGTGCCGCGAACTGCCTTCTAATGTAGTTTATGCCACAGCGATCGACGCTTTAATTCAAGCCTTTGCCGAAGACCAAGATTTAGGAGTTAGGGCAGACGCTAAAGCCTCACTGTTAGGAGTGGGTGATCCCCGTGGTTTACAGCTGATTGAAACCCTAGAACAAGAAGGATGGTTTTGA
- a CDS encoding ABC transporter permease, producing MGNQVVIAVGTFILLLTGLLLGYVLSQLVLGFLAFNLLTFFGTLSLILIFGTLYYVLFWQLRRDQSRPSTINEGIRNQVDDGVSDSYLKNRLIAKLSGDTAAAERLIEQAKETYPGMPENWYCERVLDDLERDRQ from the coding sequence ATGGGGAATCAAGTAGTTATTGCTGTCGGCACATTTATTCTCTTACTCACTGGTTTATTACTTGGCTATGTTCTCTCACAGTTAGTTCTAGGATTTCTAGCATTTAACCTCCTAACTTTTTTCGGAACACTCAGCCTAATTTTAATTTTTGGTACACTTTATTACGTTTTATTTTGGCAGTTGCGGAGAGATCAGTCTCGGCCATCAACTATAAATGAAGGGATACGAAACCAGGTAGACGATGGTGTATCTGATAGCTATCTCAAAAACAGGCTAATCGCTAAATTATCCGGTGATACTGCTGCTGCCGAACGGTTAATTGAACAAGCAAAAGAAACTTATCCTGGGATGCCGGAGAATTGGTATTGTGAGAGAGTCCTTGATGACTTAGAGCGCGATCGCCAATAG
- a CDS encoding undecaprenyl-diphosphate phosphatase — MEFIQAFILGIVQGVTEFLPISSTAHLLIVTKVFGWKELGSKDFVDAIQFGSVIAIVGYFWSLITNIIKGGIEALKDKDWQREEWKILVGIVVGTMPALIFGFLLKDVLPESALIIAIMSIIMALLLALAEKIGTRKRDFNSLQIRDGILVGLGQTLALIPGVSRSGSTLTTALFLGLERDTAAKFSFLLGFPTLTIATLYKSLKIFKLFEAQQLPDNIVGLLIVGIISTLIFSYLSIAFLIKYLATKNTLVFVWYRLAFGSAILAAIAAGWKG, encoded by the coding sequence ATGGAGTTTATTCAAGCTTTTATTTTGGGTATTGTTCAAGGTGTTACAGAGTTTTTGCCAATCAGCAGCACTGCACATCTTCTGATTGTGACCAAGGTATTTGGTTGGAAAGAACTAGGTTCTAAAGATTTTGTCGATGCAATTCAATTTGGCAGCGTTATAGCAATTGTGGGCTATTTTTGGTCGCTGATTACTAATATTATCAAAGGTGGAATCGAAGCACTAAAAGACAAAGACTGGCAACGTGAGGAGTGGAAAATTCTTGTCGGTATTGTAGTAGGAACAATGCCTGCTTTAATTTTCGGCTTTCTTTTGAAAGACGTTCTACCGGAGAGTGCATTAATTATTGCCATCATGTCAATCATCATGGCACTTTTATTAGCTTTGGCAGAGAAAATTGGCACTCGCAAACGAGATTTTAATTCATTGCAGATTCGAGATGGTATTTTAGTTGGATTAGGACAAACACTTGCTTTGATTCCAGGTGTTTCTCGTTCTGGTTCAACGTTGACAACTGCCTTATTTTTAGGATTAGAACGCGATACAGCAGCGAAATTCTCGTTTTTGTTAGGGTTTCCAACTCTTACCATTGCAACGTTGTATAAAAGTCTGAAAATCTTCAAGTTATTTGAAGCCCAACAGTTGCCAGATAACATTGTTGGACTATTAATTGTAGGGATTATTTCAACCTTGATTTTTTCCTACCTATCAATTGCATTCTTAATCAAGTATTTAGCAACCAAAAACACTTTAGTTTTCGTTTGGTATAGATTAGCATTCGGCAGTGCTATTTTAGCTGCGATCGCAGCCGGATGGAAAGGATAA
- the psbU gene encoding photosystem II complex extrinsic protein PsbU — MKGLARLLTVFSLLLSCWGWLGTTQIAQAASFNSFAFPQVPILAIERQNRADAKLGTEFGKKIDLNNTNVRAFQQYPGLYPTLAKKIITNAPYQKVEDVLDLPGLSDRQKQTLQANLDKFTVTELEPAFNEGDDRFNNGIYR; from the coding sequence GTGAAAGGATTGGCGCGTTTATTAACAGTGTTTAGCTTGTTACTTAGTTGCTGGGGATGGCTGGGAACAACTCAGATAGCCCAAGCTGCTAGTTTCAACAGTTTTGCATTTCCTCAAGTCCCAATTCTGGCAATAGAGCGGCAGAATCGGGCAGATGCGAAGCTAGGAACGGAATTTGGTAAAAAAATTGATTTGAATAATACCAACGTCCGAGCTTTTCAACAGTATCCAGGGCTTTATCCCACCTTGGCTAAGAAAATCATCACAAATGCTCCCTACCAAAAAGTAGAGGATGTATTGGATCTTCCAGGATTGAGCGATCGCCAGAAACAAACCCTGCAAGCCAACTTGGATAAATTCACCGTGACAGAACTAGAACCTGCCTTTAACGAGGGAGACGATCGCTTTAACAACGGCATCTACAGATAA